One region of Brachybacterium saurashtrense genomic DNA includes:
- a CDS encoding DUF2505 domain-containing protein — MKLRETLSLPLAAAAASAMYADPAYTDIRRTTLGATEASSTVDGDAGGAHTVRTELSMPTDRVPDMVRPFVGSSVTIRETQEWSAPEADGGRRGTMRLEVVGTPAGLSGSLRLVPGGDTECRMEIDGDLVAKVPLLGPRLEKAALPYVSTVLRAEERSARSYAESRTS, encoded by the coding sequence ATGAAGCTCCGTGAGACCCTCAGCCTCCCGCTTGCCGCCGCCGCGGCCTCCGCGATGTACGCGGATCCGGCCTACACCGACATCCGGCGCACCACCCTGGGAGCGACGGAGGCCTCCTCCACCGTCGACGGGGACGCTGGCGGCGCCCACACCGTCCGCACCGAGCTGTCGATGCCCACGGATCGGGTGCCGGACATGGTGCGTCCCTTCGTGGGCTCGTCGGTGACGATCCGCGAGACCCAGGAGTGGTCCGCCCCGGAGGCCGACGGCGGCCGACGCGGCACGATGCGCCTGGAGGTGGTGGGCACCCCCGCCGGTCTCAGCGGCTCCCTCCGCCTCGTCCCCGGTGGGGACACGGAATGCCGCATGGAGATCGACGGCGATCTGGTCGCGAAGGTGCCCCTGCTGGGGCCGCGTCTGGAGAAGGCGGCCCTGCCGTACGTATCCACGGTGCTGCGGGCCGAGGAGCGCTCCGCGAGGAGCTACGCGGAGTCCCGCACGTCCTGA
- a CDS encoding DUF6912 family protein, giving the protein MRIYLPLIVEDRPVLESRGVVVGLAAGRRAWAASAEARRDRPGQDEEDLEYEALQDAVHVAFSGAGPSQRVLVLAADVPEQALRPATEDGGAFGVAIDQDCTGRLASSHVSELGAAAAEADDTDPALLWFDPSEGPEALAFLEAAPQG; this is encoded by the coding sequence ATGAGGATCTACCTGCCGCTGATCGTTGAGGACCGTCCGGTGCTGGAGTCGCGGGGCGTCGTCGTCGGTCTCGCCGCCGGCCGCCGGGCGTGGGCCGCGAGCGCGGAGGCACGGAGGGACCGCCCCGGGCAGGACGAGGAGGATCTCGAGTACGAGGCGCTCCAGGACGCCGTGCACGTCGCCTTCTCCGGCGCCGGCCCGTCGCAGCGCGTCCTGGTGCTCGCGGCGGACGTCCCCGAGCAGGCGCTCCGCCCCGCGACCGAGGACGGCGGCGCCTTCGGCGTCGCCATCGACCAGGACTGCACCGGACGGCTCGCCAGCAGCCACGTCTCCGAGCTGGGCGCCGCCGCCGCGGAGGCGGACGACACCGACCCCGCGCTGCTGTGGTTCGACCCCTCCGAGGGCCCGGAGGCGCTCGCCTTCCTCGAGGCCGCGCCGCAGGGCTGA
- a CDS encoding AAA family ATPase: MIDIVLCASGSDEVRIVHDLATDRSRPARVVRRCADLAETLAVAAAGIGDAVLIDLTVRGLGRDALASLLREAAVVGLRPEDSPETTSLGLRHMVPAHAPVEEILAAVEAAVHGETEESEAWVQEAAVEETSPRGRLLAVWGPVGAPGRSTIAVNLAAEAAAAGQETVLVDADTYGPALSQVLGVLDEAPGLVAAARSHDRDALDAETLESLLPQVQPGLRLLSGIGVPGRWAELRRTALDGVWGALARRGELVIADVAPVLEEDEELSYDTAAPQRNAATLSTLDAADAVLAVVSADPVSTTRLLREQSRLAELGVEELHVVVNRVGSPVPGERLRELIASRLPVASLTLLPDDPVACRTAAWDGALLAEAAPRSALRRGLRDLAASEAVRGTLGGERAASVEEPVDATR, translated from the coding sequence GTGATCGACATCGTGCTGTGCGCCTCGGGCAGCGATGAGGTGCGCATCGTCCACGACCTCGCCACCGACAGGAGCCGCCCCGCCCGCGTGGTGCGCCGCTGCGCGGACCTCGCCGAGACGCTCGCGGTCGCGGCCGCCGGCATCGGGGACGCGGTGCTCATCGATCTCACCGTGCGCGGGCTCGGCCGCGACGCGCTCGCCTCCCTGCTGCGCGAGGCGGCCGTGGTGGGGCTGCGCCCCGAGGACTCCCCGGAGACCACCTCGCTGGGCCTGCGTCACATGGTCCCCGCCCACGCCCCGGTGGAGGAGATCCTCGCCGCGGTCGAGGCCGCGGTGCACGGGGAGACGGAGGAGTCCGAGGCATGGGTGCAGGAGGCCGCGGTCGAGGAGACCAGCCCGAGGGGACGGCTGCTGGCCGTCTGGGGCCCCGTCGGCGCCCCCGGACGGTCCACCATCGCCGTGAACCTCGCCGCCGAGGCCGCCGCGGCCGGCCAGGAGACCGTGCTCGTGGACGCGGACACCTACGGTCCCGCCCTCAGCCAGGTGCTCGGCGTGCTCGACGAGGCGCCCGGACTGGTCGCGGCCGCACGCTCGCATGATCGTGACGCGCTGGACGCGGAGACGCTGGAGTCCCTCCTGCCGCAGGTCCAGCCCGGCCTCCGCCTGCTCAGCGGCATCGGTGTGCCCGGGCGCTGGGCGGAGCTGCGACGCACTGCGCTGGACGGGGTGTGGGGCGCGCTCGCGCGCCGCGGGGAGCTGGTGATCGCGGACGTCGCCCCCGTGCTCGAGGAGGACGAGGAGCTCAGCTACGACACCGCCGCCCCGCAGCGGAACGCCGCGACGCTCAGCACGCTCGACGCGGCCGATGCGGTGCTCGCTGTGGTGAGCGCGGATCCGGTGAGCACCACCCGCCTGCTGCGGGAGCAGTCCCGGCTCGCGGAGCTGGGCGTCGAGGAGCTGCACGTGGTGGTCAACCGTGTGGGCTCCCCGGTGCCCGGGGAGCGGCTGCGCGAACTGATCGCCTCCCGCCTGCCGGTGGCCTCCCTGACCCTTCTGCCCGACGACCCGGTCGCCTGCCGCACCGCCGCGTGGGACGGTGCGCTGCTGGCCGAGGCGGCGCCCCGCTCCGCGCTGCGACGGGGCCTGCGCGACCTCGCCGCCTCGGAGGCGGTGCGCGGCACGCTCGGCGGCGAGCGCGCGGCGAGCGTCGAGGAGCCCGTGGACGCGACGCGGTGA
- a CDS encoding SAF domain-containing protein codes for MGATAAMMRLRRPRWRDPRLIVGIVLVVASVLMGAVLVSRLSETTSVLVARSAVVPGDPLDAADLVVVDLRLGEQTGEYVGTLDAVPEGAVATRAIPAGELVPVSAVGQPAEVTLRPVVIPVEASVAESVAPGATVELWHTSPAADDGTEAQAAMLVPEAVVRRIDEGSSLGMRSMSVEVLVPAESLDEVLVVLSEDERLDVIGVPGAQELAP; via the coding sequence GTGGGGGCCACCGCAGCCATGATGAGACTGCGCCGGCCACGATGGAGGGACCCGCGACTGATCGTGGGGATCGTGCTGGTCGTGGCGAGCGTGCTGATGGGAGCCGTGCTCGTGTCGCGGCTGTCCGAGACCACCTCGGTGCTGGTCGCGAGATCAGCGGTGGTGCCCGGGGACCCGCTCGACGCTGCGGACCTGGTCGTCGTGGACCTGCGGCTCGGCGAGCAGACGGGGGAGTACGTGGGCACCCTCGATGCCGTGCCGGAGGGGGCGGTGGCGACCCGGGCGATCCCGGCGGGCGAGCTGGTGCCCGTCTCCGCGGTGGGACAGCCGGCGGAGGTCACCCTGCGTCCGGTGGTGATCCCCGTGGAGGCCTCGGTGGCCGAATCCGTGGCCCCCGGCGCCACCGTGGAGCTCTGGCACACCTCCCCGGCCGCCGACGACGGCACCGAGGCGCAGGCGGCGATGCTCGTCCCCGAGGCGGTGGTGCGCAGGATCGACGAGGGCAGCTCGCTGGGCATGCGGTCGATGTCGGTGGAGGTGCTGGTGCCCGCGGAGAGCCTCGACGAGGTGCTCGTGGTGCTCTCCGAGGACGAACGTCTCGACGTCATCGGCGTGCCCGGCGCGCAGGAGCTCGCGCCGTGA